Proteins from one Thermotoga sp. SG1 genomic window:
- a CDS encoding RuvX/YqgF family protein: MIVAIDYGERKCGVAFGKILPQDSVVVPTKELKKFVERLNPDKIVFGMPLSMSGRYSQQTFKTVETALSFSKKYETYLCDERLTTRIASRLSKRDDVVSAALIFQSFVENPAGCTKVEDRRKKVNLSLESVSDKKVLLYEFPDPSLKLDSKETDVVTKDPVLAYFFYKKGYFVERNVPEKKYDLIVSGKECEELKKYLSEKGKLVCL, encoded by the coding sequence GTGATCGTTGCGATAGATTACGGCGAGAGAAAATGCGGTGTGGCCTTTGGAAAAATTCTCCCACAAGACAGCGTGGTCGTACCCACTAAGGAACTCAAAAAGTTCGTGGAGAGGCTGAATCCTGATAAAATAGTTTTCGGAATGCCTCTTTCGATGAGTGGTCGATACTCACAGCAAACGTTCAAAACAGTCGAAACTGCCCTGTCTTTTTCGAAAAAGTACGAGACCTATCTGTGTGATGAAAGACTCACAACGAGAATTGCAAGCAGGTTATCGAAAAGAGACGATGTGGTGAGTGCAGCTCTTATATTTCAGTCTTTTGTTGAAAATCCAGCAGGATGTACGAAGGTCGAAGACAGAAGAAAGAAAGTCAATCTTTCACTGGAGAGCGTTTCAGACAAAAAGGTTCTTCTGTACGAGTTTCCTGACCCTTCTTTGAAATTGGATTCGAAAGAAACCGATGTGGTAACGAAGGACCCTGTTCTTGCCTATTTTTTCTACAAGAAAGGATACTTCGTTGAAAGAAACGTTCCCGAGAAAAAGTACGATCTGATCGTCTCAGGAAAAGAGTGTGAAGAGCTGAAAAAATATTTATCGGAAAAAGGAAAACTGGTGTGCCTGTAG